One Megalops cyprinoides isolate fMegCyp1 chromosome 4, fMegCyp1.pri, whole genome shotgun sequence genomic window carries:
- the ssh1a gene encoding protein phosphatase Slingshot homolog 1, which yields MALVTLQRSPTPSAASTASTTTTNAGEDFGSDDERRLNQSLSESFFMVKGAALFLQQGSSPQCQKSHPHHKHAGDLPQHLQVMINILRSEDRIKLAVRLESAWSDRVRYMVVVYTNGRQDTEENILLGMDFINKDSKSCSVGMVLPLWSDTKIHLDGDGGFSVNTAGRTHIFKPVSVQAMWSALQILHKACEVSRRYNYFPGGMALTWMGYYESCISSEQSCINEWNAMQDLETTRPDSPTMFVDKPTERERTECLIKAKLRSIMMFQDLENVTSKEIRNELEQHMNCNLKEYKEFIDNEMLLILGQMDKATLIFDHLYLGSEWNASNLEELQDSGVGYILNVTREIDNFFPGTFAYHNIRVYDEEATDLLAHWNDTYNFIVKAKKNHSKCLVHCKMGVSRSASTVIAYAMKEYGWSLEKAYNFVKQKRSITRPNAGFMRQLAEYEGILDASKQRHNKLWRPDSDCDLPDGQQASAQCCGPDGPGDVTPEPGSLSCDEAWGGEGARPSPCRTIGVEVDPADPPNYNYYFRRLSDSALDSDPSTPVRAPPLLDMDRVFIEIEDVERDALLDDEGFESRDCPLPHFALPGEGTAAQTCCRPEPLEDLRMRLEFSTVEEEDEEEAQKEEAEMVALARPGGAGGGGGEEGGGDEGMTEEEREESGQAPGSPSLAALNRFSNENSNNNNSLSMKRSFDDSTNIRNPYKVKPSYQSCTDCMSSPLSQRCEPMAVDRAHRLNPTHLYSGVPSISMEAPGNLFAPASSNVLPALLRPCGPRCSCANCSTPPTAALLEACRQRQVSPMSCEEPPRDLLCPLEADSMSEPLEEEEEEEEGPGVEAAGAVTDLALLKLSLEAAKPAAPGYLTQHQESLMQLQRAGLVRKRTEKLEKLSGLALEAPGPASHLPEQMDTYSEEMEGVAPVEDMEVDCGALAEAYPKAASPFAPRPGAVMVVPLTNDLLKSASGGLTPTSSPHGSTLTRSSSSDSLRSVRGKPGLVKQRAQEIEARMRLAGLTVPSRLKRSNSLAKLGSLTFSSEDLSSACCSDAGTLLLSPEPEAGPEWPLPGAFHLKASPGQGAAVNPLFQSSRS from the exons ATGGCTTTGGTAACCCTGCAGCGCTCTCCCACCCCTAGCGCTGCATCTACagccagcaccaccaccaccaacgCGGGGGAG GACTTTGGCAGCGATGACGAGCGCCGGCTAAATCAGAG CCTGAGCGAGAGTTTCTTCATGGTGAAGGGAGCGGCCCTCTTCCTTCAGCAGGGTAGCAGTCCGCAGTGCCAGAAGTCACATCCCCACCACAAACATGCTG gTGACTTACCTCAGCACCTACAGGTTATGATAAACATTCTTCGCTCGGAGGACAGAATCAAACTG GCGGTTCGGTTGGAGAGCGCGTGGTCAGACCGCGTGCGCTACATGGTGGTAGTCTACACAAATGGCCGCCAAGACACGGAGGAGAATATACTGCTGGGAATGGACTTCATCAATAAGGACAG TAAAAGCTGCTCCGTAGGGATGGTGCTGCCACTATGGAGTGATACCAAGATCCATCTGGATGGAGACGG GGGCTTCAGTGTGAACACAGCAGGGCGGACACATATCTTCAAGCCAGTGTCTGTACAGGCCATGTG GTCGGCGCTGCAGATCCTGCACAAGGCATGCGAGGTGTCACGCAGGTACAACTACTTCCCGGGGGGCATGGCGCTCACCTGGATGGGCTACTACGAGAGCTGCATCTCCTCCGAGCAGAGCTGCATCAACGAGTGGAACGCCATGCAGGACCTGGAGACCACCCGGCCAGACTCGCCCACCATGTTCGTCGACAA GCCAACAGAAAGGGAAAGGACAGAGTGCCTTATCAAAGCCAAACTCCGGAGCATCATGATGTTCCAAGATTTGGAGAATGTTACCTCCAAGGAG ATCCGTAACGAGCTGGAGCAGCACATGAATTGCAACCTGAAGGAGTACAAGGAGTTCATCGACAAcgagatgctgctgatcctAGGTCAGATGGACAAGGCCACCCTCATCTTCGACCACCTCTACCTG GGATCCGAGTGGAATGCCTCTAACCTTGAGGAGCTGCAGGACTCGGG TGTGGGATACATACTCAACGTCACACGGGAAATTGACAACTTCTTCCCGGGCACATTCGCTTATCACAACATACGGGTCTACGACGAGGAGGCCACTGACCTGCTGGCCCACTGGAACGACACCTACAACTTCATTGTGAAAGCAAA GAAAAACCACTCCAAGTGTCTGGTACACTGCAAAATGGGCGTGAGCCGGTCGGCGTCGACGGTCATAGCCTACGCCATGAAAGAGTACGGCTGGTCTCTGGAGAAGGCCTACAATTTCGTCAAGCAGAAGAGGAGCATCACGCGCCCCAATGCAGGATTCATGAGGCAGCTGGCTGAGTACGAGGGCATCCTGGACGCCAG CAAGCAGAGGCACAACAAGCTGTGGAGGCCCGACTCTGACTGTGACCTCCCCGATGGGCAGCAGGCCTCGGCCCAGTGCTGCGGCCCCGACGGGCCAGGGGACGTGACCCCGGAGCCCGGTTCCCTGTCGTGCGACGAGGCCTGGGGCGGCGAGGGGGCCCGTCCCTCGCCCTGCCGGACCATCGGGGTGGAGGTGGACCCCGCTGACCCGCCCAACTACAACTACTACTTCCGCCGGCTCTCCGACTCAGCCCTGGACAGCGACCCCTCCACGCCGGTTCGCGCGCCCCCGCTGCTAGACATGGACCGCGTCTTCATCGAGATCGAGGACGTGGAGCGGGACGCCCTGCTGGACGACGAGGGCTTCGAGAGCCGCGACTGCCCCCTTCCCCACTTCGCCCTGCCCGGGGAGGGCACGGCCGCCCAGACCTGCTGCCGGCCGGAGCCCCTGGAGGACCTGCGCATGAGGCTGGAATTCAGCAccgtggaggaggaggacgaggaggaggcgCAGAAGGAGGAGGCCGAGATGGTGGCGCTCGCACGGCCCGGAGGGgccgggggaggagggggagaggaagggggaggggatgaAGGgatgacagaggaggagagggaggagagcggGCAGGCCCCCGGCTCCCCCTCCCTCGCTGCCCTGAACCGTTTCAGCAATGAGaactccaacaacaacaacagcctGAGCATGAAGCGCAGCTTTGAT GACAGTACTAACATCAGAAATCCCTACAAAGTCAAGCCTTCTTACCAGTCCTGCACAGACTGCATGAGCTCCCCTCTCAGCCAGCGCTGTGAGCCCATGGCCGTGGACCGAGCCCATCGCCTTAACCCCACGCACCTCTACAGCGGCGTTCCCAGCATTTCCATGGAGGCGCCCGGAAACCTCTTCGCCCCCGCTTCCTCGAACGTCCTCCCGGCCCTGCTGAGGCCCTGCGGCCCGCGCTGCAGCTGCGCCAACTGCAGCACCCCGCCCACCGCCGCGCTCCTGGAAGCCTGCCGCCAGCGGCAGGTGTCGCCCATGAGCTGCGAGGAGCCGCCGCGGGACCTGCTCTGCCCCCTGGAGGCCGACAGCATGTCCGAGccgctggaggaggaggaggaggaagaggaggggcctGGGGTGGAGGCTGCAGGTGCCGTAACCGACCTGGCGCTGCTCAAACTCAGCCTGGAGGCGGCGAAGCCGGCGGCGCCAGGGTACCTGACGCAGCACCAGGAGTCCCTTATGCAGCTGCAGAGGGCCGGGCTGGTCCGCAAGCGCACCGAGAAACTGGAGAAGCTCTCGGGCCTGGCCCTGGAGGCCCCGGGGCCCGCCAGCCACCTCCCGGAGCAGATGGACACGTACTcggaggagatggagggggtgGCGCCGGTGGAGGACATGGAGGTGGACTGCGGCGCCCTGGCGGAGGCCTACCCCAAAGCCGCCTCCCCCTTCGCGCCGCGCCCCGGCGCGGTGATGGTCGTGCCGCTCACCAACGACCTGCTGAAGAGTGCCTCGGGCGGGCTGACGCCCACGTCGTCGCCGCACGGCTCCACGCTGACGCGCAGCTCCAGCAGCGACAGCCTGCGCAGCGTGCGGGGGAAGCCCGGCCTGGTCAAGCAGCGCGCCCAGGAGATCGAGGCGCGCATGAGGCTGGCCGGCCTCACCGTGCCCTCCCGCCTCAAGCGCTCCAACTCCCTGGCCAAGCTGGGCAGCCTCACCTTCTCCTCGGAGGACCTCTCCTCCGCCTGCTGCTCGGACGCCGgcaccctcctcctctcccccgaGCCCGAAGCCGGCCCTGAGTGGCCCCTGCCCGGAGCCTTTCACCTCAAAGCCAGCCCGGGCCAGGGAGCCGCGGTCAACCCCCTGTTTCAAAGCTCGAGGAGCTGA